From Candidatus Brocadiaceae bacterium, the proteins below share one genomic window:
- a CDS encoding response regulator yields the protein MGKAKILVADDVKQNAKLLRVILSASEYEVVEAYDGEEALEKAKTENPDLILLDVMMPKITGYEVCKKLRAEEKTSNLPIVMITALHEMDDRIKGIDAGADDFISKPFNKMELLARVKSLLRQKRTIAENNDALILNAILSLVTEGVVVTDRNWEITHMNQTAREILGIQETGEKAGDLLTHLSAMNPSTSIDTIKNTQEKTLDFLIHPPNNQQNNTVNVRVAKLPGGNDTVVGIACILRRNTEG from the coding sequence ATGGGAAAGGCAAAAATTTTAGTCGCAGACGATGTCAAACAAAACGCAAAATTACTACGGGTAATCCTGTCCGCATCTGAGTACGAAGTAGTTGAAGCCTATGACGGAGAAGAAGCGTTAGAAAAAGCAAAAACAGAAAACCCTGATTTAATCCTGTTGGACGTTATGATGCCAAAGATTACAGGATATGAAGTATGCAAGAAGTTGCGCGCAGAGGAAAAGACAAGCAACCTGCCGATTGTAATGATTACCGCATTGCACGAGATGGATGACCGGATTAAAGGAATTGACGCCGGCGCCGATGATTTTATCAGTAAACCATTCAATAAAATGGAACTCCTTGCAAGGGTGAAGTCGCTACTCCGTCAAAAAAGGACCATCGCTGAAAACAATGATGCCTTGATATTGAATGCCATTTTATCTCTTGTAACAGAAGGTGTAGTTGTCACAGACAGAAATTGGGAAATTACCCATATGAATCAAACCGCCCGGGAAATTCTGGGCATTCAAGAAACTGGGGAAAAAGCAGGGGACCTTCTGACGCATCTTTCAGCAATGAACCCGTCCACTTCAATAGATACGATTAAGAATACCCAGGAAAAAACCTTGGATTTTCTTATCCACCCCCCAAACAACCAGCAGAATAATACGGTAAACGTGCGCGTAGCAAAACTGCCTGGCGGAAATGATACCGTTGTTGGCATTGCATGTATTTTAAGAAGAAATACAGAAGGTTAA
- a CDS encoding response regulator, with protein sequence MSDKNVMVVEDNEKNRKLMRVILKAKGYNVIEAATGEEAISTLQKQKPDIILMDIQLPGIDGMTLAKQIKEDKNTKDIPILAVTAHAMKGDEQKFLDCGCNGYISKPINTRELPDIVEQHIRKN encoded by the coding sequence ATGTCTGATAAAAATGTAATGGTTGTTGAAGATAACGAAAAGAACAGAAAATTAATGCGTGTGATCCTTAAGGCAAAAGGTTACAATGTGATCGAGGCGGCTACCGGCGAAGAAGCCATAAGTACGCTGCAGAAACAAAAACCCGATATCATTCTCATGGATATCCAGTTGCCAGGCATAGACGGCATGACGCTTGCTAAGCAGATAAAGGAGGACAAAAATACAAAGGATATTCCTATTCTTGCGGTAACGGCTCATGCCATGAAGGGAGATGAACAGAAGTTTTTGGATTGCGGATGCAATGGCTATATCAGCAAGCCTATTAATACCCGCGAATTACCTGATATCGTGGAACAGCATATAAGAAAAAACTGA
- the nrdD gene encoding anaerobic ribonucleoside-triphosphate reductase: MDATVERVIKRDGRTVPFNEKKIADAIFKAAQAVGGADRALADELAVVVNMFLEKKYAGQMPGIEDIQDVVEKVLIETGHAKTAKAYILHRDKRTRARETLQVRKQSMKRADTTDVSLMVNTETKDEIFPWDKRKIAEALEREADLPGAAADEIASAVEQRVFSSGLDRISTSLIRELTDNELFERGYEKKLEKQAMIGIPKYDLEELILSKNKENSNISTNNPEAINLAIAEHTLKQFALQEVFSKEVADAHLNGMVHIHDLGYPTRVYCSSHSLEYLKKYGLSLQNLDTQSAPAKHARTLTGHLNTFLASMQAYYAGALGIGYINIMYAPYLEGMSPDELKQEAQHLIFSCSQSAFSRGGQTLFLDFNIHTGVPNYLKNIPAIGPGGKPTGKPYGDYSETARLFTLAMLDVWRAGDCHGHVFAFPKCDFHINEETLSDPKQYELLEYACQIASENGTPYFVFDRDEITLSACCRLRTTIDDNYMIDHPESMRFCGFQNITVNLPQASYRAGRGNWDGVYKEIDKAIEIAVQAHLQKKKFAAKLMSGPGMPLWEIGRKARDGRPYVDLEASTYIVGIVGLNECLQFMTGKELHEGNDMIKQGLRVVSHMYTRVKEAGKKYNLKFSLEESPAESASRRLAKVDVRNYPEAADIVKGDAKKDELYYTNSVHLRPDAPVDMITRIFLQSTFHTMIESGAIIHAFVGEQRPPASSIMNLVKKTFKNTQAAQLTISPEFTICEDCKKVTQKLTDICAYCGARNVYGISRIGDYFSRIDNWSKSKVRELADRHKGNYRLDDLLTEENNTCVKKY, translated from the coding sequence ATGGACGCAACAGTTGAGCGTGTTATAAAACGCGATGGAAGAACAGTTCCTTTTAACGAAAAAAAGATTGCTGATGCCATATTCAAAGCGGCGCAGGCTGTGGGAGGAGCGGACCGTGCTCTGGCGGACGAATTGGCAGTTGTTGTAAACATGTTTCTGGAAAAAAAATATGCAGGACAAATGCCGGGCATAGAAGACATTCAGGATGTTGTAGAAAAGGTGCTCATAGAAACAGGCCATGCCAAAACAGCAAAGGCATACATACTCCACCGCGATAAAAGGACTAGGGCTCGTGAAACCCTTCAGGTACGAAAGCAATCCATGAAACGGGCAGATACAACGGATGTTTCGCTCATGGTAAATACGGAAACAAAGGACGAAATATTTCCGTGGGACAAACGTAAGATTGCGGAAGCGCTGGAAAGAGAAGCTGATTTGCCGGGTGCGGCGGCGGATGAAATAGCAAGCGCTGTAGAACAAAGGGTTTTCTCTTCAGGATTGGATCGTATTTCAACATCATTAATACGAGAATTGACGGATAATGAACTTTTTGAAAGAGGGTATGAAAAGAAACTTGAAAAACAGGCAATGATCGGCATACCCAAATACGACCTTGAAGAATTGATCCTGTCAAAAAACAAAGAGAACAGCAATATTTCCACAAATAACCCCGAGGCAATCAACCTTGCCATTGCAGAGCACACATTAAAACAGTTTGCCCTCCAGGAAGTGTTTTCAAAAGAAGTGGCTGATGCCCATTTGAATGGCATGGTGCACATCCATGACCTTGGTTATCCAACGAGAGTTTACTGTTCTTCCCACTCACTGGAGTACTTGAAAAAATACGGGCTGTCACTCCAGAATCTGGATACACAATCAGCCCCTGCAAAACACGCACGAACACTGACGGGGCACCTAAACACATTTCTTGCTTCCATGCAGGCGTATTATGCCGGCGCCCTCGGAATTGGATATATAAACATCATGTATGCCCCGTATCTGGAAGGAATGAGCCCAGATGAGCTAAAACAGGAGGCGCAACACCTTATTTTCAGCTGTTCGCAAAGCGCTTTTTCTCGCGGAGGACAAACCTTATTCCTGGATTTTAATATTCACACTGGTGTTCCTAACTATTTGAAAAATATTCCTGCTATCGGACCCGGGGGAAAACCTACCGGAAAGCCCTACGGGGACTATTCTGAAACGGCCAGGCTGTTCACCCTTGCCATGCTGGATGTCTGGCGCGCAGGAGATTGCCATGGACACGTCTTCGCCTTTCCCAAATGCGATTTTCATATTAATGAAGAAACGCTCAGCGACCCAAAGCAATACGAACTCCTGGAGTATGCCTGCCAAATTGCCAGTGAAAACGGCACTCCCTATTTTGTTTTTGACAGAGACGAGATTACCCTTTCGGCCTGTTGTCGCCTGCGCACCACGATTGACGACAACTATATGATTGATCATCCGGAAAGCATGCGGTTCTGTGGATTTCAAAATATTACCGTCAATCTTCCACAAGCCTCCTATAGAGCGGGCAGAGGCAACTGGGACGGAGTGTACAAGGAAATTGACAAGGCAATAGAAATAGCCGTTCAGGCGCATCTCCAAAAAAAGAAGTTCGCGGCGAAATTGATGTCTGGCCCCGGGATGCCCCTCTGGGAGATCGGCAGGAAAGCCAGGGACGGACGTCCTTATGTTGATTTGGAGGCATCGACCTACATTGTAGGCATTGTAGGATTGAATGAGTGCCTGCAGTTTATGACGGGGAAGGAACTGCATGAAGGCAATGATATGATCAAGCAAGGGTTGCGGGTAGTTTCTCATATGTATACACGTGTTAAGGAGGCAGGAAAAAAATATAATTTAAAGTTTTCTCTGGAAGAGTCTCCCGCTGAAAGCGCCAGCAGAAGGCTGGCAAAAGTCGACGTCCGAAATTATCCAGAAGCCGCAGATATCGTGAAAGGAGACGCCAAGAAAGACGAGTTGTATTATACAAACAGCGTACATCTGCGCCCTGATGCTCCGGTGGACATGATTACCCGCATTTTCCTTCAAAGCACCTTTCATACGATGATTGAGTCAGGCGCCATTATCCATGCCTTTGTGGGCGAACAGAGACCACCTGCATCGAGTATCATGAATTTGGTCAAAAAAACTTTTAAAAATACACAGGCAGCACAGCTTACCATCTCTCCGGAATTTACTATTTGTGAAGACTGTAAGAAAGTCACACAAAAACTTACCGATATCTGTGCGTACTGCGGAGCGAGAAACGTTTACGGTATTTCAAGAATCGGCGACTATTTCAGCCGTATCGATAACTGGAGCAAATCCAAGGTGCGTGAGCTGGCTGACAGGCACAAGGGCAATTACCGCCTGGACGATCTTTTAACCG
- the nrdR gene encoding transcriptional regulator NrdR: MQCLFCKADNDKVVNSRTTMDGLGIKRRRECLNCGRRYTTYERVEESPLRVIKKDGHREMYNRKKIFSGLLKACEKRPVSADTIENIADEIEREIYSKFEREVNSSFIGSLLMQKLRILDMVAYVRFASVYREFKDVSEFIDELKPFMSEPKKGGSKKKKESEKT, from the coding sequence ATGCAGTGTTTATTTTGCAAAGCGGATAATGACAAGGTCGTTAACTCTCGCACGACGATGGACGGCTTGGGCATCAAACGCAGGAGAGAATGTTTAAATTGCGGCCGTCGATACACGACATACGAGAGAGTGGAAGAAAGTCCTTTGCGGGTAATCAAGAAAGACGGGCACAGAGAAATGTACAACCGCAAAAAGATATTTTCCGGACTGCTGAAGGCGTGTGAAAAAAGACCTGTATCAGCGGATACTATAGAAAATATTGCGGATGAAATTGAGCGCGAAATTTACAGCAAGTTTGAACGGGAAGTAAATTCGAGTTTTATTGGATCCTTGTTGATGCAGAAATTAAGGATACTGGACATGGTCGCATATGTGCGATTTGCATCGGTATATAGAGAATTTAAAGATGTTTCCGAATTTATTGATGAATTAAAGCCATTTATGAGCGAACCGAAAAAGGGCGGATCAAAGAAGAAAAAGGAAAGCGAAAAAACCTAA